tataagaaatatatgTATCTAGACGTATCTGGAGGACACCAAAATCTTATAAGATTCGTAATATTGTAAACTAaaatgtatttaaataattaaatcctAAATCCCCCAACATTAAAATCTGAAtactaaaatatactaaaatatagAGGAGGTGGAATGAACACGTCTTTTACTTTGCTATCATCCAAATCATACACTCTACATTACTAGGGATCTGGCAAGCTTCATTTCTAGACTTGTCCAAATAAATTTAATCACTAAGTTTATTACTAATTAATAGATCTTCTTACCTAATAAGCAATAGTGCTGTAAATGCAAAAAATAGTACTTCGTTGACAAATAATGGAGGGACTTAGAAAATAAacatcttttattattattttttgggcAGTGTTATACTATAACTTTGAGACTTTTCCTATTATTTGCTAGACATGGTAGACTTTGCCCAACCAAAGGATGCTTCGCTCTCTTAGTTCTGCTAGTTTCTTGACACGTGGGTCTCATatagttttttatatataaattcattagaatgataaaaattataagagaaTAAATGTGTTTATGGTTGATAAAATGCAACAATTACAAATATATCTTAAACTAATTAACTTGTCATTTTACGCGGTCagacataatattttataaacttAATTGATAAATGAaggacaaaaaattataataccaAAACTAAAAGATGATGATAAACATATAGCGTAAAATGTgtaaaagaaatttgaaaaatatcagaaaatgactgtttaaaaaataagatataacaataataaattcaaatagaaGCTAGCATTACATgcttacatttttctttttcttttttattgataaGTTTCTCGAGGAATAAATATTAACTTGTCAGGTTTCATACCATCATATATGACATTTTATAAATCTAATTGATATATAAAGGATAAACATATTATAAtaccaaaactaaaaataacaaatacataagatatgcaaaaaaaaaatctgaaaaaaatatttaaaaagactacatgttaaaaaataagatataacaaaaaaaataaaataaaaaagcatTACATTGTTTGGTCAGAaggaataaatataaattatatagcTGAAATAACACAAAATGGGATACAAGAAAGATTGTGaagtattaaaaaaagaaaatacatctACTAGACATTCTCTGTTGAAGACTCTGTTGTTGAACTATCCAATGATACAGCAAAAATACAAActgaattaattttaaaatattaagttttttttattcaacTACAAACACATGACTCTTCGATATGAATGCTTACATATAAAATACACGATGAGAAAATTATTGTACTACTTATATTATGAGAACtcctataaaataaaaaatacaatatttatcaCATATAATTAGTTGTGCCGCTTATTCTATGTGAATCATTTTACTTAatcttattcaatatttttgaattaacaACAATCACAAACATTGACATTGAAATTCAAAGTTGTATTCAAACTCATTTTCCGCTTCATAACAAACTAATCATCTAATATTGTGCTATTACATCCAAATTGAACATTATGTGATATaccaaaaaaagtaaaattaggatacatatatatagaagTAGAAAAACACATATTGTAATTACTCGCAACGAATTATAAAGTGGATAAAGAAGAATGTTTTTCTATAGGATAATGTGtcgataaaatattttcactcACGAAATCTTAGATAGCTTTTTATATAACGTCtacaatcatcttctttgaattCTAACGAGTGAGATTTTATCGAATATATTATTAGTGATGTTTTTTCAATGCGTACTACTAAtgatttttcaacttttcaaaCCCTCCATGtccaaatataaattaatttatgtgtCTTCATTTGATTGGTCCTTCACGTCTCGAGTCAAATTTCTAATGAATATTTCAATAGTATCAACCGTCCATATCAAATCAATACAAATAAATCCTTTTTACCGCCTATACATTATAATataatcatttatttattattttatatacaacTGTATCGGCTCGTAACTCGATTTCTCATTCCTCCAAATTTGTGAGTGTCTTCTGGTTTTGGTATCTGTTTATTACTGTAGGAAAATTATTGGAGTACtggattttatctttttttgattattgatgataaaagctatacaatatgatataattaaatatCGAATCAACTAATTCGGTCTTTAAAAAATGGATAAAAATGTCTAGCAACACATTTTAGTCTTTCAATTTTGGATGTAATACTTTCCCACTTTGAACATTTACTATAATATGATAtgctttttatttaatattcaattaatcagatgttttataattttttattgagtgGAGGGGGAATATGATAATCGAACTTTGAAGGTTGGAACTTCCCACTTTTAATATatcatatgatatgatgattacaCCAACATACATGGCAAATAAATCCTAAAATTACATAGACAAAAGGGAAAATGAACAGCAACTTGTGCTATATACTGTTTCAAAAGAGAAATGAGAGTGTCAACATAATTTATGAACATTACCTTCAGCCCTTGACAGAAAACTACCATAGCTAGAAGATGTGGCACATACAATGTAGTCCTGGTCAAGTACGTTGTAAATCCGATAGCTCGAAGGGCATAAAAGCTTCACAGCAGCGTTTCTTAACTGGACTTTGTCTCATTCTTCATAGCATGCATTTTATGCCAAATAGCTGCTTGACCAAATGGATCTCCACAAAGAGATTTCCAGCTCCATGGGACTCGACGCGCCTTGTGGTTCTTGATTTTACCAAACCTATAAAAATGAAAGGAAGTAGGACATCTGCATTTTGTTTTGCAGCTTATGATATCAATGGTGCTTTGGTGAATTTTAAGTCTGAAAAAATTACAGTGATTTGATCTGAATCTCACATCAGAACAATGTATTCATAATAGCCTAGGAACGCAAACTAAAAGGGAGGTGCAGCTAAATCTTCTTCTACCTTGTTATCCTTGCATCTCTTTAACAGGAGGAACTGCCCTCGCAGGTGCAAAATCTGCAGATACCCCGAAGAATATTCAGAAATCTATTACACCATTCCATTACACATTGAACTTAGTCAATTGATCAAAGATGCATAGCATAAGACATGAATCTCATTAAACGGCTGAATAACATGCAGAAGACAGAATTATGCGCCGCCTTAGGTTTCACTACTATGTATGAGATTATCAGTCGCATGTTCCTTCAGTTCGACTAGAAATGAATTATCAGTTAAGCCCCTAGTAACATGATAACCTGCTTCAAGGGGAGAGTTTACTTTCATAACGTACACAGTGAAGTGAAACAGATATTTAACATTTATCTTATAAAGGAAAAAAGCAATAAGACCCATAGTAAGTACCTACGAATTAAAAAAGGAGGTAGAAAGCTCTATTATAGGAATGAAGGCCTTTCTAAGTGCTCAGGTAAATTTCCAACTAAAATGACAACAAAATCAAAAGTCTCAAACCTAAGCTAGTTGTGGTCATCGTACAAAATCCTCACCATTTGGATTCTTTCATTACAATAATCTATTGTTAAGATTAATCATAAAATTGACTAGCTTTCTGCTAACCGTTAACCTACTGCAACCTTCTTTTCTGGGCTTCCCAAGACAATAATAAATAGGGATCTTAAAACAGAAATTCAAATATGATGGAGATAATGTACAATGGTGTACCTCTTCTTGCAACAAAGGCGGCAGGTTTTCTGCTGAGACAAGGTTCTCTATCTCCTGCAAGACTTTCATATCTTTTATGTGAGACCATGTTTGTGGAGGTAATGCCAGCAACAGTGCTGTCAGCACATCGTTGCTTCCAGGGTGCATTGGTGAGCAACCATTTTGCCCCGAAGAACAGCAGCTAGTCTTTGCTTGAGATGTAGGGACCAGAACATCGACCCCCTGCTCCCCATTCCCATTCCCATTTACAACTGTCCCAGACACCACTGTAGCAGGATTGTCTCCCGTAGCTCTGTAGCATCTGACACATGTTTGGCGACAGCAAAACCTATCCGACAAACCAGACCTTCCAGCAAAAATGTCTGCTCCTTGGCAACAAATGCTCGCAGCAACATTGGTCAAACTGCTTTCCGTTTCTGCTTTTAACTGACAGACAGAATCTTCTGAAAGTAAAATGCTTGTGACGTGCTTATAAAGAGGAGTGTCCTGTACTTGTTTCAATACCTCTTCCTGCAGAGTAAGGTAAGAGTGCTTACTGAACTCATAAATAATGACCTATCCTGCAACCGTTATCCGATTAAAACTGGAGATTGGAATATGCAAAAGAATATGACCATTTCTGAAgcctatcttttttttttcaatttactAAAATTATCCAGATACCTAACCTTGATAGCTAGCCTTCCTTTCTCCTCTTCACTTAGCTTTTGACCATTCTCCTCTTGCCTTCGAACTTCAGCTACCCACTTTATGAAATCAGCAAAATTGGGAGGTAGATTTGAAAGAAGAGTAGAGAGAACATCTTTCACGTCCTTCACATTTTCAGAACTTAAGAAGACGGGAAGATCATCCATCAAATGCTTTGAGATAGAGACCCAACTCTCATGTTTACAACTCTGTAAGAGCACCACTATTCAGAATGCATGTCTAGTCACAGAAAGGAGAAAATTCAAGAGTATTTTGACAAAGTACATTCTTCCCCCTTTATAATAGAACATATCACATAACAAAGTACATATTAGTTAGGTCTAAAGGACACTATTGTCAAAATCCATAAATATTGCAATGACGTCATGGTTCTGAAGCAAAAGTTCAAGCTAATCTCCTGTCACTAGGACCAATTCCCAAGTATTTGACAAAGATGGCATCATTATGTTCTAGCATGTAATAAAATAGGTTAAAGAAGTTGTTTACAACAATCTGACCAAGCTGATATACTGAAAAGGATCAACTAGCAAATGGACTAGCAGGCAGTAATAGGAGCTTGACTACATCCTTGTCTTACCAAAATTGCATTACATTTAGCCACTATTGAAAACATTATTCAGCTAAACAGGAGGAAAATAGCTTATGAGAGATTCAGATTTCGAATTGTATAGAAGTTGCTTGTTATAGTTTATCCAAAGGAGTTTGCTTATAAAAGCAAGTGGTATAATACGAGCTACTTAAGCCTTACCAGGGTATATAGCAGTGCAGGAGCTCTATGAAGCTTAGAGACAAGCATAAACCTGAAAATTATGTGTTCGCACATAAGTCACTGAAATCCATGCTGCAAGTATGAGATGGAGTAAGAAGGACCGCTAAATTTGAACAGAAGAGgaataggaaaagaaaaaatagttatatttGAAGAAGACCAAAAGCAGTGCTGAAACAGTTGAGCAATCGATTTCTTTgattttccaattttcatctTTACTATAAGAGGGAAGACCAAATCACATAGTAAACATCTTCCTCTGCATATTTATATTCCTAAGCAAATGCTTAGAAATTATCAGTTGACAGCTAAAAGCATGAATGAGACGCTATTCAAGGTAAGGCGGATGCCAACAGCTTATAATGAAAATCAAGATATATCACAGTGTAGCTATGCGGAACTATATACCCCCTATGTAATCCTGTAGCTTCATCAATTGTGTTCATGGCTTCCCAAAGGAGAGGGACAGGAACCCAGTGAGGGGGATACTTAAACCTTGCAACATCTAGAATCAGTGCCATATCCTTTTCCGCGTGATAACCACCAATAGGTGAAAAGTGGCCTGAACCTGTCTGCCACAAGATTCAGAAGAGATGTTCCAATCTTCAGGATAAGTCAAGAAGGGGTACTATAAATcttcataacaaaaaaaaggagGGACCAAACTCCCAATACAGCAATATACTTCTTCACAATGATAAGCAGGAGCATAGAGAAGCTATGTTTATATTTACCTGTTTAAAAAGTCCTCGATGATAAGATGAGATCAGATGACAATCATCACTAGTTGTGCAGGCCATGACATGTTTACGGAAGTCATCAATGGTGCTAAGATTCGAGCGAAAAGCTTCCACCTTCGCTCCTGCACAGTGAGCCAAACATACCACTTTCCCGAAGGAGATCCCTTTAGCTTTAACCTTCTCCAATGGCTCACAGCAGTCCAACATGGATTCATCGAACCATCTCCAAGGCCCTGACAGTTTGTTGAAGCTGATAAGATAAAAGGGTGACATTGTACCACACTAAAAACGAGCTCAATGACATAAGCAGAATAGGACAAGGATATGAACAACCAAGTTTGAAAGAATAAAATGTGCAGCATCAAATAGTTTCaggtgatgaaagctaagaacgTAAAAGCTGTCCTCAATTCACTAAACTCCTTTTTTCCAACCTTTGACCCTTGAATATCAGTAGACAATAGTAACAAAGCTATAACCCTGATATATAAAAGTGGCTAGGTTTCATGTTGGGTGCTAGATGATCTGAGAGTGATGTCAATGCATAACAACAAATCATATCAACTTACAACGCTCAGGGACAAGGCACCAACAACTCTGTGCTTATATTGTAAACTAACATGAGCAGGGGATAGGCAAAAATTATTGGAAAATACAAACATAAAGACCTTTTCATCAAAGCAATAAACGTTAAACTTAAAAGGAGCCCAAGACCTTATTAACAATTCAGGAGATAAGGCCATGAAAAAGTGAAGATCACAATCACGAGGAAGGATAGGAACACAAGTTCAGTAGATGATAGGTTATAGGAGAGTTACCTTTCCATTTTCTTCCTGGATCAATAGAAAGGGCATTCAAGACCATGGAAAGGCTAGCCAGACCACAATATGCTGGCTCAGATTGTGTCTGAAAATAAGAGATCAACTTGAAAAATCCTTCCATTGTTCCATTCTGGATGGCCTCCAAAAAAAGTTGCTGCAGTTCCAAAAACAAGCAGAAATcggtacaaaaaaaaaagaaatagcaATAACTGAATAAAGTGGACTATTGTCCGGCGCTTTATCTGGAAGTAAATGCATCAACTCTGGACGATGAACAGTGAATTGGTGTTGTTATGATAACAAATGGGCCATTGGATAAATTGCATAAGAGCCTCAGGCAAAAGTAGCTCAAAGCCATTTAGGTGGCTATGTTTGGGATCCAGGGTGATAAATAGTGCTCTGCGGGAGCAATTTGAGTATGCGAATATTGTTTGTGTCTGTATCTCCTCATCCCCGTTCTTTGTTCTTCTCACCCCCTTTCTTAAGGCCcgtttggacatgcgatatgAAATAAGATTGATATGAAGTTGAACttttgtttggacatgcaaTTTGGATTTCTTAAgttgaatattttttcataaacaacaaaatttctTCAAATTCTTATAAATCTTACAATATGAGCAAACCatagttcaaaaaataaaaaacatatgagAGTATGCTAATGCACCACATTGATAAATCACATATCtccattttcattttataaataaatgtttgtAATTAATTACAAACTTTCAAATCTAGTCAACAAAAGTAGTAACTAGTTATTCTTTAATACAATCCTTTCACATGGTACGAACAATCACGGGAAGCATAAGTCATTTctattttttgcaaaatttaaTTGACAGgtcttttttacaaaatataaacatttagaaaaaactgaaaacatgattttgaccctaaatcatgtttcttttgaaaatttacgaattaaaatcatttccaaacatcaatgtcaaaaatttaaaatcacgACTTCATATCGCAATGCTTCTCATCTCCCTTCTCTGTTATCCTTTACTTTAGTTGATGTGAAGTTTTTCATTGTAATAATCAGTTTTGAGGTTTTCAATGGAATTGGTTCCCTATTATTGAGCATTTAGAAGCTTTCACTTCAATAGTACCAAAAATTACAGATTTAAAAGTCAACCTACCAAACCAAGTAACAAATCAGTACTAGCTAGTCAATAGATAATTGAAATAGAACGAAACAATCATAAACCCtaatcttcaaaaataaaatgagaaaactTACCTTTCCTTCATTAGAAGCGAAATCAATAGCCGGAGGAGATGGAAGAACCCGGCGATACAAACCCGCCATCGCCATTTTTCTCCGATCAGATTTTCCCCAATAAATAGTACACTACAATATCTATCAAAAGGGGGAACGCCACTTGCCAAATCCctatatttgttttcttttccaAAGGATCCAACTTTTGTTGGATTCTCAATGATTTTCTCCACTTTCACCGTTTCTTTTTGCTTCTTTATCACTTTAACATATGCTCCCACTTGCCTCttaattttaagattttaaaaaaaaaattaaattcaaaaaaatatatgtaattttttaaaatttagttgTATTAATTATATGTCATAAAGcaaactaaaatattaaataagtaattttgaCTTAAGACACGTGAGTTTGGAGTAAATTAAGTAACACTTTACATTGTATTCTacgtatatattttatataagtaattttGACTTAAGACACGTGAGTTGGAGTAAATTAAGCAACACTTTACATTGTATTCTAcgtatatattttacataaacattgcatattgtaatatttatttgagattGATGCTCTTTtaaggtgatttttttttatatttatgaggTTTGAAGTATCTATTCGAGATTGATGCTCTTtcaagatgatttttttttatggaagTTAAGAGTGAAATCGTCCTCAACAGCACCACAATGCATGttgatattctttttaaatagtTGATGTTACCGTGTTAGAGAATCCctgaataattttttcaaagtaaCCTGAAAGTATCAAAACTTTTATTATGTGTTCAAGTACTCAACCAAAATACATAATAGTTCAAGCTGTAAAATACTACTAAATTTTATTAACAGATCAGTTTATCTAAAGAAGAAGttctattattattgttattattattattattattattgttattattattattattattattatggctCAAATATGCATTGAACTTtcagaaaaggctcatttatgctataagttaaaagtttggctcatttatgtcattaccgttaaaaaaaggttcattcataccattattttttaacggtaattttgcaaaatcatttttgacacaTGGCGAATTATAATTCCGCCACATCaccaatttttttagaaaagaaattataattgtgaagaaaaaaaattaccacATATCCATATCTCAAgtagttttcatatttttttaatctaattggACAcgtaacttttatatatatatactagtgaTTCAATTCAGttcaattttaattgatttctcATTTTTATAGAATCTGATTATTAGTTTATGACAATAAAGAATACAAAGACTTCAATTCATAAGAGTAAGGGATATTAATAGCGTAAATATTGTATGTGGTGATCATAACATAAAGGCTATTACTTTCACTTCGTTACTTCTTCATTGGTGTTGCAAGTTGTTGCAAGTATTCGACTGGACGTGCCTTTCATATGTTCTATAAGTCACACTGCATCATATTTTTTCTGACGAGTTCTTTTTTTACTTGACTAGCTAGCTAGCTAGTAGCGGTTCTTTTGATTGAGCCAAAAAAAGTAAGATTGAAATGTAATTTAATAAAGATACACAattttaaattgactaaaagttACTTATAATATGAACTTAGTGAAATCCAaatttatcttatatatgtgataaagtacttatttataattattcttttcaaatttatttcacaAATAATGATTAGGACATACTAAATAACATCAGatcaaaaacaacttttatcataatatttatctcaatcaatatttatatataaaatattaaatatattatatatatataatcaattttatagttttatgttTACATATTTAATGTTGAACCCCTTCAACACAAATCAGCTACTATGGAGTTTAAAAACTAGTAGGCGTGCGGGTTTGAATCTTACTAGCAATATTTTTAGATGTTTAATCTTGGTAGATTGTTGGTGTTACTAGTCAGCAAGTAGCGGTGAGTGGTGACCTTAACCTGCTACAATTGACTTCAACTTTCAATATAGAGGAAATATACTTTTACCAAGGGCTTAAGCCCCCACTAATActaatatctttagaaaaaaattgatatataatcCCATTTTCGAGAAacaaacatatatttagtgaatataaataaaaatcataaatctgaTTTTTGTTATGATCAAACTCAGaactcaaattaaataaatcgaACTGAACAGTTTTATCTAAAAATTTTGGATTTATATTAGCAAAACTAAACTCTATTACAGAACAGAAACTACTAATACGAAATGAAATTACCAGAATTTCGAAATCTATGTGTAAACTTGTATAACCTGtaatagaagaagaaagaggagAATTTAGctatagaagaagaagagtagttTAGAGAGAAtttaatgctccttttgcactTTTTGGAATTTAATTATAGAATGTTTATATGCAATCACGCTCTTCAAACCTCATTAGCTCTAATTAAATTTCGTACGTTCAGGTGTTATAATTCTATTTGTTATTTCTCTATTCttagataatttttaaattccaaaatatgttacttaattttaaacttttgtCTCACTTATTATATTTACTCTTGCCAATCGATTCAAATGAATCTTTCTTCTATTTAGTAAACAATGGTTTATGTCAGGTCTGAATTGGAAGTCGGAGGGCTAAGAGAATTAGtaagatttttttataaagtcAAGTGGTATTTttagaactaaaaaaataattctaaactttttttcttagtctattaatgaaaaaagtaaatatacacaaagaatatatatgtactatttaataaaaattcatgcTAAATGACATGTTAACATAGATGGATTACAAGCTTCTTACTCACAATGACactatacataaaaaaaaaaaataatgtacaagTATTTCCTCAACTTATGTCggaaattttagagacacacttatactatactaaggtcttattacctcctgaacttattttattaataattttctatcccttttcggtCTACGTGGCATTATCTTGTGGATCcaatgctggttgactttttctttaAGATAATGTCACGTAGGCgaaaaagggatagaaaattacttataaaataagttcaggggtaataggaccttaatatagtataagtatgtctctgaaatttcgggcatagattgaaagggtacttgtacattttcccaaaaattttttttatcaaatataggCAATTATAAACTTCATACACTGTTTTATAACATGAgtcaacaataataatatttttatctttaaactATTGATatccttcaaaataattttttacttgacTAAGTAAATTAGATATATTCTTGATCTGTCACATCAATAGCAAGTTGTCTCAAGCTTTTGTAGGAGCATGAGACTCTTAATAAAAAGATAAGAAAAGTGTTGAAAACACCCTTAAACTTGACGAGAATGTAAGGATGCATTTCACTTATGTTGCAAGATCGCGTATGTATTTAAAGTTCAGTTAATCAAGTAAAAAGGCATATTTAAGATTATTAATACTTTGATGATAAAATCAATTATTCACGTcgaatttaaagattttttcaatataatcttttttaccaaatataaatttttttcataaaattttatgataataaattttgttttacttcAAAGAATTCTTATGTTATGGATCTAGAAGACTAAATTAGCTGCCAATTACCCTAGTAAGCTAGCTTAaaactttctcttttcttttaaaatttaaaattccaaatcacattttttttttaaaaaaaaaatctgaaattccaaactgatatttttttttttctgaaaaaattgTCCGAGTTACCATCCTTTTGGAACCGTAAAACAAACTTTAAAATGAAAGGTTTTTTAGTACATAAAtgggtaaaaaataaataaatgcgaATTGTAAGGAGAATAAAATGCCTGAAAATAGAATTCGCATGCCTTCTGTTTATTTTTCCATGACAATGATATTCGACGTACAGATATCCACCACGTGTCTGTTACTCGAAAtcagacaattttttttgtagtcaGTTAAACGTCGCTGTCGAAAGGACAAAGTATCGACAAGTCGGCGGCTGCCGCCATGTCGTGGTCGGCGTTAATGTCCGCAGGTTTTAATCAGGCAACCTTACTCTCTTTACAACCTTTTCTACactgttttgttttttttaaaccAATAAAAGCAACAACCTAATACCTATAATTTTCTAGATTTACAATAGTAGCATCAGACTATGACATTCCTAACACTCTCcggatatatttttatttgtttatatttaacTTAACgtaaatatattaaagttataGTGGAGTGATTCAAGTGTATTAGGggcttaaaataaaaatcaaacgagactttaaatttaaattgttaatatttttatataatttattttttctaattttcaccttatgatataatttttattttaaattactatttttcttaagaaatagtactcaaaatatgtcaaatttcttctaataaccccttcatttttcatgaaatgtttacttttcctacaaataatattaaatatttgttaaaaaacaataacttataacctatcattataaaaaaaaaatgagactCCTTAAATTTGAGGGCCTAAGACACGTGTTTTTTTTAACACTGTCGAGCCACCCATGATTATAGTGGAGTGATAAGTACTTTCATTCCTTAATCAAGAGATTTTGTATTCAGACCTCCTTGGGTATGCAACCGCTTTGTTGGGAAGCGCTTTACCCCTTAATGTGGGATTTTTCAGCGCGAATCTCAATTTAGTCGGATTTCAATATGAATATCAGACGCCGAGTGAGaaatccaaaaaaaacaaaaaactttatagtaaatatatattttgttgtagTACTGTTTGATttggtattttatttttaagaaaaaatattttttaaaaaaatttatgatttaaaaataagacttgattatttatatgactgaaaaatatttattaagaataaaaatatttagagttTAACTATTTCTAATTATAATA
The nucleotide sequence above comes from Solanum pennellii chromosome 9, SPENNV200. Encoded proteins:
- the LOC107031688 gene encoding glutathione gamma-glutamylcysteinyltransferase 1 isoform X2, producing MAMAGLYRRVLPSPPAIDFASNEGKQLFLEAIQNGTMEGFFKLISYFQTQSEPAYCGLASLSMVLNALSIDPGRKWKGPWRWFDESMLDCCEPLEKVKAKGISFGKVVCLAHCAGAKVEAFRSNLSTIDDFRKHVMACTTSDDCHLISSYHRGLFKQTGSGHFSPIGGYHAEKDMALILDVARFKYPPHWVPVPLLWEAMNTIDEATGLHRGFMLVSKLHRAPALLYTLSCKHESWVSISKHLMDDLPVFLSSENVKDVKDVLSTLLSNLPPNFADFIKWVAEVRRQEENGQKLSEEEKGRLAIKEEVLKQVQDTPLYKHVTSILLSEDSVCQLKAETESSLTNVAASICCQGADIFAGRSGLSDRFCCRQTCVRCYRATGDNPATVVSGTVVNGNGNGEQGVDVLVPTSQAKTSCCSSGQNGCSPMHPGSNDVLTALLLALPPQTWSHIKDMKVLQEIENLVSAENLPPLLQEEILHLRGQFLLLKRCKDNKVW
- the LOC107031688 gene encoding glutathione gamma-glutamylcysteinyltransferase 1 isoform X1, producing MAMAGLYRRVLPSPPAIDFASNEGKQLFLEAIQNGTMEGFFKLISYFQTQSEPAYCGLASLSMVLNALSIDPGRKWKGPWRWFDESMLDCCEPLEKVKAKGISFGKVVCLAHCAGAKVEAFRSNLSTIDDFRKHVMACTTSDDCHLISSYHRGLFKQTGSGHFSPIGGYHAEKDMALILDVARFKYPPHWVPVPLLWEAMNTIDEATGLHRGFMLVSKLHRAPALLYTLSCKHESWVSISKHLMDDLPVFLSSENVKDVKDVLSTLLSNLPPNFADFIKWVAEVRRQEENGQKLSEEEKGRLAIKEEVLKQVQDTPLYKHVTSILLSEDSVCQLKAETESSLTNVAASICCQGADIFAGRSGLSDRFCCRQTCVRCYRATGDNPATVVSGTVVNGNGNGEQGVDVLVPTSQAKTSCCSSGQNGCSPMHPGSNDVLTALLLALPPQTWSHIKDMKVLQEIENLVSAENLPPLLQEEILHLRGQFLLLKRCKDNKVEEDLAAPPF